The genomic region CATCGCTCCCCTCCTCCACTCTTCCCGGAAACGTGAAAATGCTGCATAATATCCCTTATGCATGACAAAAAGGACGAATCGCTCATGGTGTTGATCGAGGAGTTCCTGACCGCTCGGGCGACCCGCAAGCCCTCCCCGCACACCCTGGCGGCCTACCGGCGGGATCTGCACGCGGTGGCCGCGCTGGTGGCCGGGGACGACACCACTCCCCTCCCCCTCGACGCGCTGTCGATCAGCGACCTCTCCCCCCGTGTGCTGCGGGCGGCCTTCGCCCGGTTCGCCGCACCCCGGGCGCCCGCGTCGGTGCACCGCGCCTGGTCCACCTGGAACAGCTTCTTCACGTTCCTGGTCGCCGATCAGGTGGTGGCGGGCAATCCGATGCCGGCGGTCGGCCGGCCCCGGGCGCTGCTCCCCCAGCCGAAGCCGCTGCGCGGTGCGGACACTCCCGAGATGCTGCTCGCGTCGGTTGCCCGCGACGACGGTCGGCAGCGTGATCCGTGGCCGGAGCGGGACGTGGCGGTGGTGGCGGTGGCGTTGTGCGCGGGGTTGCGCCTGTCGGAGTTGTTGGCGCTGCGGGTCGGTTCGTTGGCGGGTCGACCGGGTGAGCGGCGGATCGAGGTCGCCGGCAAGGGCGGGCGTCCGCGGGTGGTGCCGATCGAGGCTGATCTGGACCGGGTGGTGGCGGACTACCTGGACAGTCGCCGTCGGCGTTTCGGGTCGCGGTCGGTACGCCCCGACTCGGCGTTGCTGGTGGACCGGCACGGTGAGCCGCTGCGCCGCGGTGGTCTGCAGTATCTGGTGGAGTCGTGTTATCGGCGGGCGGGGATCGGTGACCGGGTGCCGCGTGGGGCGCGGTTGCACGCGCTGCGGCACACGTTCGCGACGCGGTTGGCGGAGGACGGGGCGAGCGCCGCGGAGATCATGCGGTTGTTGGGGCACGCGTCGTTGGCGTCGTCGCAGACGTACATCGAGGTGAC from Micromonospora lupini harbors:
- a CDS encoding tyrosine-type recombinase/integrase encodes the protein MHDKKDESLMVLIEEFLTARATRKPSPHTLAAYRRDLHAVAALVAGDDTTPLPLDALSISDLSPRVLRAAFARFAAPRAPASVHRAWSTWNSFFTFLVADQVVAGNPMPAVGRPRALLPQPKPLRGADTPEMLLASVARDDGRQRDPWPERDVAVVAVALCAGLRLSELLALRVGSLAGRPGERRIEVAGKGGRPRVVPIEADLDRVVADYLDSRRRRFGSRSVRPDSALLVDRHGEPLRRGGLQYLVESCYRRAGIGDRVPRGARLHALRHTFATRLAEDGASAAEIMRLLGHASLASSQTYIEVTAGQQRDAIRASRTNRALAALPPVRGATG